A region from the Manihot esculenta cultivar AM560-2 chromosome 13, M.esculenta_v8, whole genome shotgun sequence genome encodes:
- the LOC122721547 gene encoding scarecrow-like protein 32, producing MKTELRANTTTSIPLQNSSLFTNPQSSLSGALQGCLGSLDGACIEKLLLHCASALENNDVTLAQQVMWVLNNVASLVGDPNQRLTSWFLRALISRSSKVCPAATNFDGSSTIQRRQMSVTELAGYVDLIPWHRFGFCASNSAILKAIEGCPKVHILDFSITHCMQWPTLIDALAKRPEGPPSLRITVPSCRPPVPPLLNVSTEEVGLRLGNFAKFRDVPFEFNVIDDPCSSSISTEIMSEESSGFYFESLLNHLTPLLDLRDDEALVINCQNWLRYLSDDQNGRVQDSSLRDDFLCLIKSLNPCIILVVDEDCDLSAPSLTSRITTCFNYLWIPLDALETFLPKDSSQRIEYESDIGHKIENIISFDGFQRIERLESGIKLSQRMKNAGFFSVQFCEETVREVKSLLDEHASGWGMKREEDMLVLTWKGHNSVFATAWVPDV from the coding sequence ATGAAAACTGAACTAAGAGCAAACACAACTACATCCATTCCTCTTCAAAACTCCAGCCTTTTCACCAACCCTCAAAGTTCTCTCTCAGGTGCTCTTCAAGGGTGTCTTGGTAGTCTTGATGGAGCATGCATAGAGAAACTACTGCTTCACTGCGCAAGTGCCCTTGAGAACAACGATGTGACTTTGGCTCAACAAGTGATGTGGGTGCTCAATAATGTTGCTTCTTTGGTGGGTGATCCTAACCAAAGGCTCACTTCTTGGTTTCTAAGGGCACTTATCTCTAGGTCATCGAAAGTTTGTCCTGCAGCGACTAATTTTGATGGTAGCAGCACAATCCAAAGGAGACAAATGAGTGTGACTGAGCTTGCCGGGTATGTTGATCTAATCCCATGGCACAGGTTTGGTTTTTGTGCATCAAATAGCGCAATTTTGAAGGCAATTGAAGGCTGCCCAAAAGTTCATATCTTAGATTTTAGCATCACTCACTGTATGCAGTGGCCTACTCTCATAGATGCTTTGGCCAAAAGGCCAGAAGGGCCACCTTCACTTAGAATCACCGTGCCATCTTGTAGGCCACCAGTTCCTCCTTTGCTAAATGTATCAACTGAAGAAGTTGGTCTTCGTTTGGGCAATTTCGCTAAGTTTAGGGATGTCCCATTTGAATTCAATGTGATTGATGACCCATGTTCTTCCTCCATATCAACTGAAATTATGAGCGAAGAATCCTCTGGTTTCTACTTTGAGTCATTATTGAATCACTTGACTCCTTTGCTAGACCTTAGGGACGATGAGGCCTTGGTAATAAACTGCCAAAATTGGCTGCGATATTTGTCGGATGACCAAAATGGAAGAGTGCAAGACTCTTCTCTACGCGATGATTTTCTTTGTCTCATTAAAAGCCTTAATCCTTGTATTATACTTGTCGTCGATGAGGATTGTGATTTAAGTGCACCAAGTCTCACTTCCAGGATTACTACTTGCTTCAATTATCTATGGATACCATTGGATGccctggaaactttccttcccAAAGATAGCTCCCAAAGGATTGAATATGAATCTGATATTGGTCACAAAATTGAAAATATCATCAGTTTTGATGGGTTCCAAAGGATCGAAAGATTAGAATCTGGCATTAAACTATCACAAAGGATGAAGAACGCTGGCTTTTTTAGCGTTCAATTCTGTGAAGAGACTGTTAGAGAAGTAAAGTCTTTGTTAGATGAACATGCTAGTGGTTGGGGgatgaaaagagaagaagatatGTTAGTGCTCACATGGAAGGGTCACAATTCAGTATTTGCCACAGCTTGGGTCCCAGATGTCTAA